The proteins below are encoded in one region of Candidatus Angelobacter sp.:
- a CDS encoding IS630 family transposase codes for MTRLRGRAPRGERVRGSAPQGHWNATTLLGAIRLDGATACLAIEGATDAEVFQVYVREVLSPMLRAGDVVVMDNLPPHKDAASLGLIAQRGAEVRFLPVYSPDLNPIEKMWSKVKGLLRSAEARTQPALHEAITYALAKVTPQDAMNWFASCGYSFI; via the coding sequence ATGACCCGGCTCAGAGGTCGGGCTCCCCGGGGTGAGCGTGTTCGCGGCAGTGCTCCTCAGGGTCATTGGAACGCAACGACGCTTTTGGGAGCGATCCGGCTGGACGGGGCGACGGCCTGCCTGGCGATCGAAGGCGCGACCGACGCGGAAGTTTTCCAAGTGTACGTGCGCGAGGTCTTGAGCCCCATGCTGCGAGCTGGCGACGTGGTGGTCATGGACAACCTTCCGCCCCATAAAGACGCAGCCAGCCTGGGACTCATCGCGCAGCGCGGCGCGGAGGTTCGCTTTTTGCCCGTCTACTCACCGGACCTTAATCCCATCGAAAAAATGTGGAGCAAAGTTAAAGGCTTGTTGCGTAGCGCGGAGGCGCGCACCCAACCCGCCCTGCATGAGGCGATCACCTACGCGCTGGCCAAAGTCACGCCTCAAGACGCCATGAATTGGTTTGCTTCCTGTGGCTACAGTTTTATTTAA
- a CDS encoding sigma-54 dependent transcriptional regulator, with amino-acid sequence MKTKIMVVDDDMNMRDLMLTLLESEGYEVIPAENAAAAQTAFEGPQPDVVLLDLQLPDGHGLDLLPAIKKQWPETEVIVLTGNATFDAAVEATKRGAYHFQNKPVDPKNLMVLVKRALEHKQLSEQASSLRQALSTMTGGASPIFQSSAMKAVVRTVERVAPSDVSILLTGESGTGKEVIADLFHALSTRAKGPMIKVNCAALPRELIESELFGSVKGAYTGAQADREGLFRQADGGTLLLDEISEMPIDTQSKLLRVLQEKEVRPVGGRTSYKSDCRVIAATNRPPEEAIKSGKLREDLYYRISAISIALPPLRDRREDILPLANSFLKRFAAQANRVITGYTPAAAELLRKFDWPGNVRQLQNEVQRAVLMCEGKQVDVQDLSINAPRAETPEDDTNLTLMEAMERNTIVQMLKETGGNKLETAKRLGIGRQTLYNKIKAYAIET; translated from the coding sequence ATGAAAACGAAAATCATGGTGGTGGACGACGACATGAACATGCGTGATCTGATGCTCACGCTGCTCGAGTCGGAGGGTTACGAAGTCATTCCCGCGGAGAACGCGGCGGCGGCTCAGACCGCCTTCGAGGGTCCGCAACCAGACGTGGTGCTGCTCGATTTGCAACTGCCGGACGGTCACGGCCTCGACCTGCTGCCGGCCATTAAAAAACAGTGGCCGGAGACGGAAGTCATCGTCCTGACCGGCAACGCCACATTCGATGCTGCCGTCGAGGCCACCAAGCGCGGCGCCTACCACTTTCAAAACAAGCCTGTCGATCCCAAGAACCTGATGGTGCTCGTCAAGCGCGCCCTGGAACACAAACAATTGAGCGAGCAGGCCAGCTCGTTGCGGCAGGCGCTCTCGACCATGACCGGCGGCGCGTCGCCGATCTTCCAAAGCTCCGCGATGAAGGCCGTCGTGCGCACCGTCGAGCGGGTTGCGCCCAGCGACGTTTCCATCCTGCTCACGGGCGAGAGCGGCACCGGCAAGGAGGTCATCGCCGATTTGTTTCACGCCCTGAGCACGCGCGCCAAGGGACCCATGATCAAGGTCAATTGCGCCGCGCTGCCGCGCGAGTTGATCGAAAGCGAGCTGTTCGGGTCGGTCAAGGGCGCCTACACCGGCGCGCAAGCCGACCGCGAAGGGTTGTTCCGCCAGGCCGACGGCGGCACGCTGTTGCTCGACGAAATCTCGGAGATGCCCATCGACACACAAAGCAAACTGCTGCGCGTCCTGCAGGAGAAGGAGGTCCGGCCCGTGGGCGGGCGCACCAGTTACAAGAGTGATTGCCGCGTCATTGCGGCCACGAATCGCCCGCCCGAGGAAGCCATCAAGTCCGGCAAACTGCGCGAGGATTTGTATTACCGCATCAGCGCCATTTCCATCGCCCTGCCGCCGCTGCGCGACCGGCGCGAGGACATCCTGCCGCTGGCCAACTCATTCCTCAAACGCTTCGCCGCGCAGGCCAACCGCGTCATCACCGGATACACGCCGGCCGCGGCGGAACTGCTCCGCAAATTCGACTGGCCCGGCAACGTGCGCCAGTTGCAGAACGAGGTGCAGCGCGCCGTGCTCATGTGTGAAGGCAAGCAGGTGGACGTGCAGGATCTGTCCATCAACGCGCCACGGGCCGAAACACCGGAGGACGACACAAACCTGACGTTGATGGAGGCGATGGAGCGCAACACCATCGTTCAGATGCTCAAGGAAACCGGTGGCAACAAACTGGAAACCGCCAAACGCCTCGGCATCGGACGCCAGACGCTCTACAACAAGATCAAGGCCTACGCGATTGAGACGTGA
- a CDS encoding gamma-glutamyl-gamma-aminobutyrate hydrolase family protein has protein sequence MKSRPLILITPCSERKGAEFLDISLSLSECYPRAIVAAGGVPWVLPCSTPENGIVEAVRRCDGVMLTGGDDVQPKLYARRLSARLRRTVSPPDPARDLLELLLIREVFRQRKPLLAICRGQQMLNVALGGTLIVDITRQVAGALNHVRLDRKDKIVHKVALTPGSILNKIAGKQTLGVNSSHHQAVGRLADVLRVTAVSMDGVIEGLELARPAAQWLPWLAGVQFHPERLFEKHGVFRELFRSFTRACEPKRK, from the coding sequence ATGAAATCGAGGCCGCTGATTCTCATCACGCCGTGCAGCGAACGCAAAGGCGCCGAATTCCTCGACATCTCATTGAGCCTTTCGGAATGCTACCCGCGCGCCATCGTTGCGGCGGGTGGCGTGCCGTGGGTGTTGCCGTGCTCCACGCCCGAAAACGGGATCGTCGAAGCCGTGCGCAGGTGCGACGGCGTGATGCTGACCGGCGGGGACGATGTTCAGCCAAAGCTGTACGCGCGACGTCTTTCAGCAAGGCTCAGGCGGACGGTCAGTCCTCCGGATCCTGCCCGGGATCTGTTGGAACTGCTTTTGATTCGCGAAGTGTTCCGGCAGCGGAAACCGCTGCTGGCCATCTGCCGTGGCCAGCAGATGCTGAACGTTGCCCTGGGGGGCACGCTGATTGTGGATATCACGAGGCAGGTGGCGGGTGCGCTGAACCACGTCCGTCTGGACCGGAAGGACAAAATCGTCCACAAAGTGGCATTGACGCCCGGCTCCATCCTGAACAAGATTGCCGGCAAGCAAACGCTTGGTGTAAACAGCTCGCATCATCAGGCGGTTGGACGTCTGGCAGATGTGTTGCGCGTGACTGCGGTCAGCATGGATGGGGTGATTGAAGGCCTGGAACTGGCCCGTCCGGCGGCGCAATGGTTGCCGTGGCTGGCGGGGGTGCAATTTCATCCCGAGCGTTTGTTTGAAAAGCATGGTGTCTTTCGGGAATTGTTCCGGAGCTTTACACGTGCTTGTGAACCGAAGCGGAAGTAG
- the ispF gene encoding 2-C-methyl-D-erythritol 2,4-cyclodiphosphate synthase codes for MIHVGIGYDVHRLVEGRRLILGGVDIPHSKGLDGHSDADVLMHAICDAIFGALGEGDIGHFFPNSDPRWKNAPSKVFLQEAARQVAFHDGKVVNVDATLIAQAPKLAPHIHAMQLNIAQALGINPKRVGVKATTNEQLGCIGREEGIAAMAVAGVDLAEQ; via the coding sequence ATGATTCACGTGGGCATCGGTTATGACGTACACCGGCTTGTCGAAGGACGCAGACTCATTCTCGGCGGCGTGGACATTCCCCATTCAAAAGGACTGGACGGCCATTCCGACGCCGACGTTTTGATGCACGCGATTTGTGACGCGATTTTTGGCGCGTTGGGCGAGGGCGACATCGGCCATTTCTTTCCGAACAGTGATCCGCGCTGGAAAAACGCGCCCAGCAAGGTTTTTTTGCAGGAGGCCGCGCGCCAGGTCGCCTTCCATGACGGAAAGGTTGTCAACGTGGATGCGACCCTCATCGCGCAAGCGCCAAAGCTGGCGCCGCACATTCATGCCATGCAATTGAACATCGCGCAGGCTCTGGGCATCAATCCGAAACGCGTCGGCGTCAAGGCCACGACGAACGAGCAACTCGGTTGCATCGGTCGCGAGGAGGGCATTGCCGCGATGGCTGTGGCAGGTGTTGATCTGGCCGAGCAATAA